GTTGCCAGTCAATGATATTTGACTTCCATTCCTGAAAACTCCTGTGTTTGGTATCTCACCCTCAATGTCGTTGTAGGAAAGATTTAAGTAGCTCAAAAACTGAAGCTTCTGAAGTTCTTTTGGTATTGGTCCAGTcaagttattacttgaaaggtCTAATTGCTCGATGCTCTTCCAAGAAGCCAAATTTGGTGGAATTGTTCCTTGGAAAAAATTGGATTGCATAAAAAGATTCTGCAGATCTGAACAGTCAGCAAGTGATATGGGCATACCTCCAGCTAGTTGGTTGTGGGAAACATTGAAATCCACCAAATGTATAAGCTTTCCAACTTCAGGAGGCAGAGAACCACTAAACGAATTTCCACCTATTTTCATGTAAATCAGTGATGAGTGCGTCTGCAGAAAATGTGGTGATATAATTCCATTGAAGTTGTTTTGAGATATATCCAGATATTGCAAATTTTGACAGTTCATAAGAACATTGTCAAATATATTGCCCCCTTCAAACTGGTTGGTTGATAAGTTCAGATTGTATAGAGTGGTGGCGTTACATAGGGTAGATACTATGTGTCCTGAAAATTGATTATCGTCAAAACGCAGAAGTTGCAAATTTTGTAATTTGCCAAAATCTCTTGGAATGACCCCTGAAAGATAGTTTTGTTCAAGGCCAAGTCGAATTAGGTTGACAAAATTTCCAAATCCTTCTGGAATCGTTCCTGACAGTTGGTTATCTCCCAAGTACAATGCAGTCAGTTGATTTGAGAGATTGGCCATGATTTTAGGTACATTACCTCCAAATGTATTGACACTCAAGGAAAGAATTCTTAGATTACTGCAGTTGGTCAGTGATGCAATAAAATCTAAGTCCCCAGTTGAATTACCGCCGAAGAGGTTTCTTTCAAGATTTAATCTTTGAAGATTTGTCAGATCTCCTAAATTAGCTGGAACTTGGCCTGAAACTTTATTATGGGAAAGATCAAGTTCCTTAAGCCTAGAAGCATTGGTGATTGAAGTGGGAAAGTTTCCAGAGAAATTGTTTTCCGCAACAGCTAATAGTGTCAGATTTGGTAGGGTGAGACCCATGTTAATTGGGAGATTGCCATGAAAGTAATTGCTGGTTACTGAAATGACAGTAATGGCTGAACTATTAAAGATGGAGGCAGGGATTATACCAGAGAGTTTATTTGCTGCAAGAACTAATTGAACCAACCTTTTTAAGAGCCCCATCTCTAGAGGCAAACTTCCCTCCAGATTGTTGAAGCCAAGGCTGAGTCCGATCAATGATGATGATAAGTTCCCAATGGAAGAGGGAATCTCTCCCGTCAAATTGTTTTTGGTGAAATATATTCCtttaagcttcttcaaattgctTAGCTGATCAATTGGAATCTTCCCTTCTAGCTTGTTACTGGTTAGGTCAATAACTATCATCTCTGTGCAGTAGCTCAGGTTTGCTGGGATTTTTCCACCGACTGCATTACTTGACAAGTTCAAGACTCTTAGCCTGAGGAGGCGACCGAATTCTTGGGGAATCCCACCATGGAATTGATTCTCCCCAAGTTCCATGGACCTCATGAAGCTTAGATTTCCGACCTGAGGAGCTATGGTTCCAGACAACTGCTTATGCCTTAGAGTCAATGCAATGACCCTTTGGTGTCGAGTACCACAAGTGACTCCTTCCCACCGGCAATGGTGCTGTGAGTGGTTCCAGGAATTCAGCGCTCCAAACGGGTCATCATATATCTGATTCTTGAATTCAAGCAGAGCCAGACGATCGGTCtcattttgaaattgtttagcAGCTGAAACATGGCTTACTGAAAAGTTCATGGCAACTGAGAGTAGGAGAAAAATGTTTGCTAATGTCGATGAGCGAAGTTCCCACATGGTCTATGTTGGGATCGGCTACAAACTGATGATTGAATGGTAAAAGTTTCTGTGGATTGGGAACACGTTTGAGCCGTTAAAGATTCTTGTGTTCTGCTTTATGGTTGCCCAAACAACCATAAACTTCGCTGTCAAAGCTCAAACTTTTCAAACCCCGAAAATTACTTGTAAAGGAGATCAGAAACAATTAGATGTTGAATTCCTAATGTTTTGCATTATGGatcattcatttgactaattaatTTTCACCTCAGCTTTGTTAACCGAGAAGGTCTTATCAAAGCAAGAGTTATCTCCAGCCAATTTTTCATTGATATATATTATTGAGCCAAAGTAAGTGTACCTCTATAAAATGTCATCGAAGGGGAATCTTGTGAtttaaacaaaggaaaaattggtcaaaaagtctcTCATACTTTGTTCATAAAATTGGACTTTTTTATACCTTAAAAAAAGGATCACGTGTGAGTTATGTGGTGTATTTAGATTAAAAGTGGTAAGAAATTTAGGTTGGAACCAAATCTGGCCTACTTAATtttgtaagggacataaaatcaatattttaaaagtgagaaatggaaaaaattcatttaacaaaGTGTAAAGATCCTGAAGGACATTTCAATAATTTtcccttacaaaaaaaaaaaaaaaaaaaaaaagaaaaaagagaacgAATTTGGTGAGGTTTAATCGTGAGTCAAAAAAGATGACTCTGAAAGGGCGTAAACTCCCTAGTGATTCTGCTGTCTGATACCGCGTGATGGAGGATTAGAGATGGTCAATGATCTTCCCAGTTTGGCCCACAATGAGAATCAAATTTAACTGACGAGGACTCTCAACTCACACTATCCTCATCCCAACAAATAGCATTGGGCCAGTCGATGACTGGTTAAATGAATCACAACAAAATGACCGAGGttgaaactgaaaattttccacacCAGTAATAGGGATGTTatgaaccacttggagacttGGGCTCTTTGCCAAGGGCCCAGTTAGCAGACTTATTAAATTGGGCAAACTATACTAACACCGGCTGAAccttttgaaaatatttcttattttgttcacttgatgtttttttttttttaccccgGTTCGATTTGATCATTTAGCTTAGCTTAGATGCCTCATCTTTCCATTAGTCTAATTTCTACCTTTATGTTATTGATTAAAAGGTCCTAGATTTAATACGGTATCTACTCCAGAGACATTTTCATCTATTGTCTTCATCCGTTTAGCCATTTAGATCTAGAAATGAGACATATTGATGAGATATGGGCATTAAGTATCGGATTAATAGATGAAATTGAATAAAATGGACAAAATGTGATatttacaattagggtttttgtcAATGTTGTTAAACTTGGATTGGATAGAGATTGGCTAAACCACTGGATCAATAGTCAACTGGACGAATTGGTCGGACCATTCTCGACAATCTGCTGATATCAATATGAtatcataattattttatatttttataagttttaaAATATATTGAAATTAAATTCTTGGTTATATTTGGCCAATCAtgaaaatgtttcaaaaatattagacttgcaatcaaatatacacctaataattatatataaaaatgtaaatttaTGGTTAAAACATGTCCATTCTCTTAAATTActtaaaaaactaaattaaaacaaattaatgcaagttggaatCATTGATGCTAAATTAATGAAATCATAGGGATAAAAACATCTTGATTTAGAGATCATTTAGAAAAGCGAGTGATTTTGATATTTACACTAAAtggatgactttttttttttattcctattaataaatgaaagtgTTACAATTTAGGTAACTCAAATTATGTTtggggaaaagaagaaaataaagttTGAGAATCGGATCAACCAGTTGAATCTAGTCACTGGTTTAACTGATTTTTGatggttttgattgattttttacCAAAGCAGTTTTATACTACAAATCAGTTCAAAAAAGAAGGGCGGTTCACGGTCAGATTGATCGAACCGTCCAATCCAGTTTGGATCTTCATGGTCGGATCGATCGAACTGTCCAGTCCAATTTCGATCTAACAACATTGGTTTTTGTAACACATGGTTTAGGGCACTCGTTAATACATCTaacctaatatatatatatatatatatagataaacacacacatatatactaacaattattatctttcctttcatttatatactttttgcTATTTAATTTTGCCTATCTtcccttgtatttatttacttttcctaattaatcttatatttataaaaatataacacCTAAAATATATCTTAACAAGTGTCCTATGCGCACACGTTACTATTATTGTATAACCTATTTGAGACACCCCCAACAAAAtaggaataaaaataaaaaaggttaGTACATACCGACTGACTATGCAGGTGATGATGCATATGATTATCATTTAATTTCATactaaatgaaatttttttacaATGACCACCATGGCCATCCAAAACTTAATCGGGCAATGTATGGATATGCTAGCAAGGGAACATATGGGTTTATTGTGCAATTGATTCCTGCCCTCTACCCCTTTATGTCGTTCTCATTGTGACTAAGATTTCGTGTGGTAGCAAAATCAACATTCAAAGAAAGGCATGCTTATGTAAATCAATCATAGGAGCAAGAGCATGCCCTGTAATTAAGTACAGTACAATTTATTGTATAATGTATATTATGGAAACATAAGATTCAAGTATAACACAGGAGGATAAAGATGTTCAAGCAGAATTGAGCCAATTGACTGTCTTTCGAAACATTCAGTCCCTATAAAGAAAGAACATACCAACATATTTGAGTCGTccatttaatttttcaaataaaagagcCAAAGGTGTCTTCTTTAGCTGCTCACACAGCTATCAACTTCAGCTCAGAGATTCAGACGAACAAAAGGCTGCAAATCCAGATACATCTTTTTCCATGCAAGTGAGCACAACACatcactcctttttttttttttttggctaaaataGATTCTGAATAGAAAAAATCGTTTgtctaaaatagaaaaactgaACCTTAATTTGTGACTGTATTAAATTCTCATGCATACCTGTAGCAATTAAACTTCAAGATTTTCTTGATGTACCCTAACACCAAGAAAAACATCCTTGATGAGATGTAATTTGCTGACAACTTCATTCATGTGCATCAGATCATTTGGCAATCTTTGTGAGCATTTGAGGCCGAGTTTTAACAGGGAAATAACACATTCCATCTCTCTTCCACCATTGATATTTTCCCTTTTAGGAGTCATTCTTCTGTTTCCATCTCTTGCTTTGCAAAGAATCAAGGGTTCCACGATCTCACAAACTTGTTCAGAGTTATGCAGATCTAGCTCATCCATAAACATATCATCAGTTGGCCTCCTCCTAGTGATCATCTCTAGCAGGAGAATCCCATAACTGTAGACATCCCCAAGAGTTGATGCCGTAAGACCCATTCCGTATTCTGAATTTTTGTTTTCAGATATATAATGTTACGttgtaaaagaaaaactttaaaaaaataggGAAAATTATCTAAGGGAGATAACTGGATCAATTGTTTAGATTGGGGTAGATTAAACATATCTACTAAGTACTAGTTCATAAATGAGACTTAATTGAAATTGTTAAAGATGAATCACTAAAAGCCTAATGTTTAGATTGGTGGTCAATTTTCCCAGCCTTCCTTTGTAGACAGCTCCGAAATTTCCTGAACCAATTAAGTTTTCTGGAGAAAATCCTGAAGTTGCACGAACAAGTTCATGGTAAGAAAGTCGTAAGAGCTCATCGATTCTTGTGGGCATGCTAGAGAATCTGGCCACCGgtcctctttctctttttcgaTATACCAAGATATATAACAACACTGTAACAAGAACCAAAAGCGTTGCTTGTTAGGACCGGTCcagaaataaacaaactaaagttAGAATAAaataggcggtataaccgaccatataatggTTAGTCGGTAGACACCAgtcatataataattaggcggtaaaatcgaccatataaaagggttgtggcaacccaataaagacaaataacaaaataaaataaaagacataGAAGATTTACGtgattcggtcaaattgacctacgtccacgggcgagaGAAAAGCAaatttctactatgaagaaaaaatacaaaagccgtaggaaagtggttcctaggctAAAATGGTACTTGCAAAAGGTTTAGGAAATATTCCTAAAGTCAAAATAAGAGagtctaaaatatttgactataAATGGATTAGATGATCCAAGaaactaatagcccatataatgcTTTCTTGATTG
This region of Coffea arabica cultivar ET-39 chromosome 3c, Coffea Arabica ET-39 HiFi, whole genome shotgun sequence genomic DNA includes:
- the LOC140037848 gene encoding receptor kinase-like protein Xa21 produces the protein MWELRSSTLANIFLLLSVAMNFSVSHVSAAKQFQNETDRLALLEFKNQIYDDPFGALNSWNHSQHHCRWEGVTCGTRHQRVIALTLRHKQLSGTIAPQVGNLSFMRSMELGENQFHGGIPQEFGRLLRLRVLNLSSNAVGGKIPANLSYCTEMIVIDLTSNKLEGKIPIDQLSNLKKLKGIYFTKNNLTGEIPSSIGNLSSSLIGLSLGFNNLEGSLPLEMGLLKRLVQLVLAANKLSGIIPASIFNSSAITVISVTSNYFHGNLPINMGLTLPNLTLLAVAENNFSGNFPTSITNASRLKELDLSHNKVSGQVPANLGDLTNLQRLNLERNLFGGNSTGDLDFIASLTNCSNLRILSLSVNTFGGNVPKIMANLSNQLTALYLGDNQLSGTIPEGFGNFVNLIRLGLEQNYLSGVIPRDFGKLQNLQLLRFDDNQFSGHIVSTLCNATTLYNLNLSTNQFEGGNIFDNVLMNCQNLQYLDISQNNFNGIISPHFLQTHSSLIYMKIGGNSFSGSLPPEVGKLIHLVDFNVSHNQLAGGMPISLADCSDLQNLFMQSNFFQGTIPPNLASWKSIEQLDLSSNNLTGPIPKELQKLQFLSYLNLSYNDIEGEIPNTGVFRNGSQISLTGNNKLCGGIPELEFPPCPVIKGKTRGKLKVIILLSIVLPAALLVLGALLLYFLVYRKRERRMVAGFSSMPTRNNELLRLSYHELVRATSGFSPENLIGSGNFGAVYKGRLGKYGNKLVAVKVLDLQKNGASKSFKAECKALRNIHHRNLVSIVSYCSSIDSKGDEFKALIYELMENGNLDLWLHPSETTDQATSSRSLNLLQKLNIAIDVASALQYLHDHCEAEIVHCDLKPSNILLDNDLVAHVGDFGLARLLPKPVNTSSEQGTSSTIAIKGTIGYAAPGNYNLQPFYGQDVT
- the LOC140037849 gene encoding receptor kinase-like protein Xa21 yields the protein MGLTASTLGDVYSYGILLLEMITRRRPTDDMFMDELDLHNSEQVCEIVEPLILCKARDGNRRMTPKRENINGGREMECVISLLKLGLKCSQRLPNDLMHMNEVVSKLHLIKDVFLGVRVHQENLEV